A single region of the Calderihabitans maritimus genome encodes:
- a CDS encoding GntR family transcriptional regulator, whose product MNSPQKGLELPRYETIAWDIARRIVQEEYREGVKLLGRSLLAAQYKVSPETIRKATALLQLHDVVQVIPGTGIVVKSRTAAEQFLTIAGNRQEFYELRDRINFLLEERRKIEKELEKCWQKLLRYLDPYHS is encoded by the coding sequence GTGAATTCACCCCAAAAAGGCCTGGAACTACCCCGCTATGAAACCATTGCTTGGGATATTGCCCGCCGAATTGTGCAGGAGGAATACCGGGAAGGAGTTAAGCTGTTGGGTCGTTCCTTACTTGCCGCTCAGTACAAAGTTTCTCCCGAGACCATTCGCAAGGCCACAGCTCTCCTACAGTTGCATGACGTGGTCCAGGTTATTCCGGGTACAGGTATCGTTGTTAAATCCCGCACCGCAGCCGAACAATTCTTGACGATAGCAGGCAATCGACAAGAATTCTATGAATTGCGAGACAGAATTAATTTTCTGCTTGAGGAACGGCGCAAAATAGAAAAAGAGTTAGAGAAATGCTGGCAAAAATTACTCCGGTATCTGGACCCATATCACTCGTAA
- a CDS encoding HAD-IIB family hydrolase has translation MQPATRKTRTPFFLATDLDNTLVGDEKSLLKLNELLKRKKVQLIYLTGRYWESARKVMSAYNLLPPAAVVTDVGVEIRFAPDFEPDPVWKSLMKQNWEPEKIKILLRNYRFLELKQLPHQERLAYRLIENRHNIEHRLSSTLKKHGLQARVIVSSGVDVDILPPLAGKGNALKYVQHKLGIPNQRILVCGDSGNDLDMLLLGLPGVVVSNAQPEVLEHCLPHTVYRASKPYAQGIMEALEKVNLY, from the coding sequence ATGCAACCAGCCACGAGAAAAACAAGAACACCTTTCTTCTTAGCAACGGACCTGGATAATACTTTAGTTGGCGATGAAAAATCGTTACTCAAGCTGAACGAACTGTTAAAGCGCAAAAAAGTCCAGCTAATATACTTAACCGGTCGCTACTGGGAATCTGCCCGTAAAGTAATGTCCGCCTATAACTTACTTCCTCCCGCCGCGGTAGTTACCGACGTGGGCGTCGAAATCCGTTTTGCCCCTGACTTTGAACCTGACCCGGTGTGGAAATCATTGATGAAACAAAACTGGGAACCGGAAAAAATAAAAATCTTATTACGCAATTACAGATTTTTAGAATTAAAACAACTACCTCATCAAGAACGCCTTGCTTATCGCCTAATTGAAAACAGACATAATATTGAACACCGCCTGAGTAGCACTTTGAAAAAACACGGCTTACAAGCTCGGGTGATTGTCAGCTCAGGAGTTGATGTAGATATTTTACCACCTTTGGCAGGCAAAGGTAATGCTTTGAAATACGTGCAACACAAATTAGGAATTCCCAACCAGCGGATATTGGTATGTGGTGACAGCGGCAACGATTTAGATATGCTCCTACTGGGTTTACCCGGTGTAGTCGTATCTAACGCGCAACCGGAAGTACTTGAGCACTGTTTACCCCATACGGTATACCGAGCCAGCAAACCATATGCGCAGGGAATCATGGAGGCTCTAGAAAAGGTTAACCTTTATTAA
- a CDS encoding glycosyltransferase: MTAKRAIFISVHGDPLAPLGSIQAGGQNAYVRQLAMALEKLDWQIDVITHWSNPNDPPVQKLGRGSRVIRFDAGNRGFESKNKLFQRLPKFLQQATEFFKKHNNNYELIHSHYWLSGWVGRHLKKQLGVPQIHTSHSLGLVKKRSLGIKDAKEISLRLEEEKRIFDQAVAIIATSPEEKKQLILGYRVSPQKIHIIPCGVEVSRFRVLARKELRKQLQAEGKKIILFVGRFVASKGLEVLIQSLSLLFQHCPELAPKTRLWIIGGDPLDVPLKQASAEKQELVRLIERMRLRDNICFLGPKSHEELPNYYNAADVCVVPSYYESFGLVAVEAMACGCPVIASRVGGLRYTVREGKTGLLVPPRSPEALAKAVARILLDDILRKRMARQAATYVSGKFNWNAVAKRVNNLYQEVIECNQPREKQEHLSS; encoded by the coding sequence TTGACTGCAAAACGAGCCATCTTCATTTCCGTACACGGTGATCCGTTAGCTCCATTAGGCTCCATCCAAGCTGGCGGGCAAAATGCATATGTAAGGCAACTAGCGATGGCCCTAGAGAAGTTAGACTGGCAGATTGATGTAATTACTCACTGGAGTAATCCGAACGATCCACCGGTACAAAAATTGGGAAGAGGCAGTCGAGTAATTCGCTTCGACGCCGGTAACCGTGGCTTTGAAAGCAAAAATAAGCTTTTTCAAAGATTACCAAAATTTCTGCAACAAGCGACGGAATTCTTTAAAAAGCATAACAACAACTACGAACTCATTCACTCTCATTACTGGTTGTCCGGGTGGGTGGGCAGACATCTCAAGAAACAGCTAGGGGTACCTCAGATACATACCTCTCATTCCCTAGGCCTGGTTAAGAAAAGATCCTTGGGGATCAAAGATGCTAAGGAAATTTCTCTTCGCTTAGAGGAAGAAAAACGGATATTTGATCAGGCTGTTGCTATCATAGCTACCAGCCCGGAAGAAAAGAAACAACTGATCCTCGGCTATCGAGTATCTCCGCAAAAAATCCATATCATTCCTTGCGGTGTGGAAGTTAGCCGCTTTCGTGTACTTGCCCGCAAAGAATTACGGAAGCAACTGCAGGCAGAAGGAAAAAAAATAATATTGTTTGTGGGAAGATTCGTTGCCAGTAAAGGGCTGGAGGTCCTTATCCAATCTCTGTCCTTGCTATTTCAACACTGTCCTGAACTAGCGCCGAAGACTAGGCTTTGGATAATCGGCGGTGATCCGTTAGACGTTCCCTTAAAACAGGCAAGTGCGGAAAAACAGGAACTGGTTCGTCTTATTGAAAGAATGAGGCTGAGAGATAATATCTGTTTCCTGGGGCCAAAATCTCACGAGGAGTTGCCCAATTATTACAACGCAGCGGACGTCTGTGTAGTTCCCTCCTATTATGAATCCTTCGGGCTAGTTGCTGTTGAAGCCATGGCTTGCGGTTGCCCTGTTATTGCTTCCCGCGTAGGCGGGTTACGCTATACAGTAAGAGAGGGGAAAACTGGTCTTCTGGTTCCACCCCGGTCACCCGAAGCCTTGGCAAAAGCGGTTGCTCGGATACTGTTAGATGATATTTTACGGAAACGGATGGCACGCCAGGCCGCAACCTATGTTTCCGGGAAGTTTAACTGGAATGCTGTAGCAAAAAGGGTGAATAACTTATACCAGGAGGTAATAGAATGCAACCAGCCACGAGAAAAACAAGAACACCTTTCTTCTTAG
- a CDS encoding recombinase family protein codes for MRALVYTRVSTAGQAEGFSLATQREACGKKARELGATEIIYLEDTYTGIELERPAMNKLREHVRARNVDLIVVYDPDRFSRNLNDLLIVTKEIDKAGITLQFVNFDWQNTPQGILFLQLRGAIAQFEHALIKERTTRGKRKKAAAGKIGGYAKPYGYKFNKESDELEIVPEEAEVVKKIFEWYTREQDPLSSYAIAKKLAAEGIPGPTGKGWFYSSILRMLKNETYTGIMKRKDEQPDWKPVRVPPIISRETWEKAQKRIEENRRFNPKRTRNEYLVQRLIYCGLCGRSLTVVNRTKGEKSWSYYTCPGRYPRKFGNQAEFTPCRLKAIRTTVLDDIIWQEISSRLRNPKIYITYLRKKKEAIVELPRRELRKAEKALKNTKAAVERANKAYFNGYINEVEYRKYIAEYTETEQYWRKEIARLKREIAERELALGEQRELHHYVQRLVASVDKLSFGKKQQIVRLLVKRLVIYPDLVEIRGHFHWVLAP; via the coding sequence ATGAGAGCCCTAGTTTATACCCGTGTAAGCACTGCGGGACAGGCTGAAGGCTTCAGTTTGGCAACCCAGCGGGAAGCCTGTGGAAAAAAGGCGCGGGAGCTCGGTGCTACGGAAATCATTTACCTGGAAGATACCTACACTGGAATCGAGCTGGAAAGGCCGGCCATGAACAAACTCCGGGAACATGTAAGGGCGAGAAATGTAGACTTAATAGTTGTATATGACCCAGACCGTTTCAGTCGCAACTTGAATGATCTGCTGATAGTTACCAAGGAAATTGATAAGGCCGGTATTACGCTGCAGTTCGTAAATTTTGACTGGCAGAATACTCCGCAGGGAATATTGTTCCTACAGCTTAGAGGAGCCATTGCTCAGTTTGAGCATGCCTTAATTAAAGAGAGAACTACCCGAGGCAAACGCAAAAAAGCCGCGGCTGGTAAAATCGGAGGTTACGCCAAACCTTACGGTTATAAATTTAATAAGGAATCTGACGAACTGGAGATAGTTCCTGAAGAAGCAGAGGTAGTAAAGAAGATTTTTGAATGGTATACTCGGGAGCAGGACCCGTTATCCAGTTACGCTATCGCCAAAAAACTTGCCGCCGAAGGAATCCCTGGTCCAACCGGAAAGGGTTGGTTTTACAGCTCTATTCTGCGCATGTTAAAAAATGAAACGTATACCGGCATAATGAAACGCAAAGATGAGCAGCCCGACTGGAAGCCGGTCAGGGTACCACCGATTATTTCCCGGGAAACTTGGGAGAAGGCTCAGAAACGTATAGAAGAAAACCGCCGTTTCAATCCGAAGAGAACTAGAAATGAATATCTGGTACAGCGACTTATTTACTGTGGCTTATGTGGCCGTTCCCTGACGGTGGTTAACCGCACTAAAGGTGAAAAGTCATGGAGTTATTATACCTGCCCGGGAAGGTATCCGCGAAAATTCGGTAATCAAGCGGAATTCACGCCCTGTCGGTTGAAGGCTATACGAACAACGGTACTGGATGACATAATATGGCAGGAAATAAGTTCCCGGCTGAGAAACCCGAAAATCTACATCACGTACCTCCGCAAGAAAAAAGAAGCAATTGTAGAACTTCCCCGCCGTGAACTGAGGAAGGCGGAAAAAGCCTTAAAGAATACTAAAGCGGCTGTAGAAAGGGCCAACAAAGCCTATTTCAACGGATATATCAATGAAGTTGAGTATCGAAAATATATTGCCGAATACACTGAAACAGAGCAGTACTGGCGGAAGGAAATTGCCCGCCTCAAACGGGAAATTGCGGAAAGGGAGCTTGCACTCGGGGAGCAGCGAGAACTACATCACTACGTTCAGCGGTTGGTCGCCTCGGTAGATAAGCTCTCTTTTGGCAAAAAGCAGCAAATTGTGCGTTTGCTGGTTAAACGCCTGGTTATTTATCCTGACCTAGTAGAAATCCGAGGGCATTTTCACTGGGTGCTGGCACCATAA